One genomic segment of Desulfovibrio aminophilus includes these proteins:
- a CDS encoding ABC transporter substrate-binding protein translates to MSILSACLLAAAGLSACDGGRKDTPDPVRLAFISMLSGGYEDIGRTTLDAARLAVDQANAEGGVMTPAGRRPVELIVLDQGPTVEGGLDALRAAVQRDRAVAVVGGFLSRDAIPMARVAEELRVPFITPGSTNPETTRGLHYTWRMPFTDPFQGAVLGQFAHSELKAARAAVLYDSADAYSQGLAESFREAFTARGGGIAAFVPYITGAGDWSEHLRQIIKEKPDLLLLPNYHDDVLPQARQARAAGFKGVILGGDGWEMLPQGPDLAPLEGCFFTTTWDPNLDTRRSLEFSQAFMKAYGRAANGTACLTYDAFGLLFAALGRTADPSPAALRDALARVETLDGAGGLYRYRGGGDPEKSAVILRIENGRFQFHKELPPVP, encoded by the coding sequence ATGTCCATCCTGTCCGCCTGCCTGCTGGCCGCGGCCGGGCTTTCGGCCTGCGACGGGGGCCGGAAGGACACTCCCGATCCGGTGCGGCTGGCCTTCATCTCCATGCTCAGCGGCGGATACGAGGACATCGGCAGGACCACCCTGGACGCGGCCCGGCTGGCCGTGGACCAGGCCAACGCCGAGGGCGGGGTCATGACCCCGGCGGGCCGCAGGCCCGTGGAGCTCATCGTCCTGGACCAGGGCCCCACCGTGGAGGGCGGCCTGGACGCCCTGCGCGCGGCGGTCCAGCGCGACCGGGCCGTGGCCGTGGTGGGCGGCTTCCTCTCCCGCGACGCCATCCCCATGGCCCGAGTGGCCGAGGAACTGCGCGTGCCCTTCATCACCCCCGGCTCCACCAACCCCGAAACCACCCGGGGCCTGCACTACACCTGGCGCATGCCCTTCACCGACCCCTTCCAGGGCGCGGTCCTGGGCCAGTTCGCCCACTCCGAACTGAAGGCCGCCAGGGCCGCCGTGCTCTACGACTCGGCCGACGCCTACAGCCAGGGCCTGGCCGAAAGCTTCCGCGAAGCCTTCACCGCCCGGGGCGGCGGCATCGCGGCCTTCGTGCCCTACATCACCGGCGCCGGGGACTGGTCCGAACACCTCCGGCAGATCATCAAGGAGAAGCCGGACCTGCTCCTGCTGCCCAACTACCACGACGATGTGCTGCCCCAGGCCCGGCAGGCCAGGGCGGCGGGCTTCAAGGGCGTGATCCTGGGCGGCGACGGCTGGGAGATGCTGCCCCAGGGCCCGGACCTGGCCCCGCTGGAGGGCTGCTTCTTCACCACCACCTGGGACCCGAACCTGGACACCCGGCGTTCGCTGGAGTTCAGCCAGGCCTTCATGAAGGCATACGGCCGCGCGGCCAACGGCACGGCCTGCCTGACCTATGACGCCTTCGGCCTGCTCTTCGCGGCCCTGGGCCGGACCGCCGACCCGTCTCCAGCGGCCCTGCGCGACGCCCTGGCCCGGGTGGAGACCCTGGACGGGGCCGGGGGCCTGTACCGCTACCGGGGCGGCGGCGACCCGGAAAAGAGCGCCGTCATTCTGCGCATCGAGAACGGCAGGTTCCAGTTCCACAAGGAACTGCCTCCTGTTCCCTGA
- a CDS encoding diguanylate cyclase domain-containing protein, which yields MSETGGSGLFRSASLTGRLVRTYLLLSALTVLLVAAAAYEGGKTALRTQALSRLETVAAQKERYLNLWVEDRKRDLVLLAADLTLNSRLPISIPDLNQDPAVLPEYTRLSIFFAAAVEARPDLSEIMLLSPTGGRVLASSRPAGVGRFRTTYNFYLKGREGLSLQSAYPSPESLRPVMTVSMPLRGQGGELLGVLAEHLNLERLDAMVRDRAGLGETGETYLVDSFHTFVSAEIIGRNGGRGLHTPAIDLALSGTNGKGAYANYAGVPVIGVYRWLPEYRMALLAEMSQAEAFDPARRLAGQIIAVGALAALALALGVRLLSRRLARPVLEVTRAAQAVADGDLSARAPVLTHDELGSLARAFNKMAEDIQDLYAQLNRQIMERTAILQHARDGIAVVDRRGDVHYVSPGMERLFGMKAHDITSIREWLDQAIPGEAERRTLLAAWLQDAETPEPPERIIHFRGAGEESRWARFHMAHMPDGRLVMTAQDITEMKASEARARHMALHDPLTGLPNRQLFVDRLAQALKHSRRTGLHMALLYLDLDRFKAMNDTHGHQFGDAVLREAATRLASCVRESDTVARIGGDEFVVVLSDLAEPANAAAVAAKIREALLAPDLPGGLYLAGVSIGIAVSPRDGRDQDSLLSAADRAMYVVKRRGGNGYTFASAPEDA from the coding sequence ATGAGTGAGACCGGGGGAAGCGGACTCTTCCGAAGCGCGAGCCTGACCGGCAGGCTGGTGCGCACCTACCTGCTGCTCTCGGCCCTGACCGTGCTCCTGGTGGCGGCGGCGGCCTACGAGGGCGGCAAGACGGCGCTGCGGACCCAGGCCCTGTCCAGGCTGGAGACCGTGGCCGCCCAGAAGGAGCGCTACCTGAATCTCTGGGTCGAGGACCGCAAGCGCGACCTCGTCCTGCTGGCCGCCGACCTGACCCTCAACAGCCGCCTGCCCATCTCCATCCCGGATCTGAACCAGGACCCGGCCGTGCTGCCGGAATACACGCGGCTCTCGATCTTCTTCGCCGCCGCCGTGGAGGCCCGGCCGGACCTCAGCGAAATCATGCTCCTCTCGCCCACGGGCGGCCGGGTCCTGGCCTCCTCCCGCCCGGCCGGCGTGGGCCGCTTCCGCACCACCTACAACTTCTACCTCAAGGGCCGCGAGGGCCTCTCGCTGCAGAGCGCCTATCCCTCGCCGGAATCGCTGCGGCCGGTGATGACCGTGTCCATGCCCCTGCGCGGTCAGGGCGGCGAGCTTCTGGGCGTGCTGGCCGAGCACCTCAACCTGGAGCGCCTGGACGCGATGGTCCGCGACCGCGCCGGACTGGGCGAGACGGGCGAGACCTATCTGGTGGACAGCTTCCACACCTTCGTCTCGGCCGAGATCATCGGCCGGAACGGCGGCCGGGGCCTGCACACCCCGGCCATCGACCTGGCCCTGTCCGGGACCAACGGCAAGGGGGCCTACGCCAACTACGCGGGCGTGCCGGTCATCGGCGTGTACCGCTGGCTGCCGGAATACCGCATGGCCCTGCTGGCCGAGATGAGCCAGGCCGAGGCCTTCGATCCGGCCCGGCGGCTGGCCGGACAGATCATCGCCGTGGGGGCCCTGGCCGCGCTCGCGCTGGCCCTGGGCGTGCGCCTGCTCTCCCGGCGCCTGGCCCGGCCCGTGCTGGAAGTCACCCGGGCGGCCCAGGCCGTGGCCGACGGCGACCTCTCGGCCCGCGCCCCGGTGCTGACCCACGACGAGCTGGGCAGCCTGGCCCGGGCCTTCAACAAGATGGCCGAGGACATCCAGGACCTCTACGCCCAGCTCAACCGCCAGATCATGGAACGCACGGCCATCCTCCAGCACGCCCGCGACGGCATCGCCGTGGTGGACCGCCGGGGCGACGTCCACTACGTGAGCCCGGGCATGGAGCGCCTGTTCGGCATGAAGGCCCACGACATCACCAGCATCCGCGAGTGGCTGGACCAGGCCATCCCCGGCGAGGCCGAGCGCCGGACGCTGCTGGCGGCATGGCTCCAGGACGCCGAGACGCCCGAGCCGCCCGAACGGATCATCCACTTCCGCGGCGCCGGGGAGGAGAGCCGCTGGGCCCGCTTCCACATGGCCCACATGCCCGACGGCAGGCTCGTCATGACCGCCCAGGACATCACCGAGATGAAGGCCTCCGAGGCCCGCGCCCGGCACATGGCCCTGCACGACCCGCTCACCGGCCTGCCCAACCGCCAGCTCTTCGTGGACCGCCTGGCCCAGGCCCTCAAGCACTCGCGGCGCACCGGCCTGCACATGGCCCTGCTCTACCTCGACCTGGACCGCTTCAAGGCCATGAACGACACCCACGGCCACCAGTTCGGGGACGCCGTGCTGCGCGAGGCGGCCACGCGCCTCGCTTCCTGCGTGCGCGAGTCCGACACCGTGGCCCGCATCGGCGGCGACGAGTTCGTGGTCGTGCTCTCCGACCTCGCCGAACCGGCCAACGCCGCCGCCGTGGCGGCCAAGATCCGCGAGGCCCTGCTGGCCCCGGACCTGCCCGGCGGCCTCTACCTCGCCGGGGTCAGCATCGGCATCGCCGTGTCCCCGCGCGACGGCCGCGACCAAGACAGCCTGCTCTCGGCCGCGGACCGCGCCATGTACGTGGTCAAGCGCCGGGGCGGCAACGGCTACACCTTCGCCTCGGCCCCGGAAGACGCCTGA
- the modB gene encoding molybdate ABC transporter permease subunit has product MIENVLPPLLLTLKVAGLGTALALATGVGLARLMSLRAFPGRDLLDAACTLPLVLPPTVLGYYLIVLLGRRGIIGAWLLETFGITLMFTWQGAVAASAVVAFPLVYKSARAALESVPANCENAARTLGASELEVFLRVSLPLALRGVMAGAMLAFARAMGEFGATLMIAGNLPGKTQTLSLAVYSAVQAGQDDRANFMVVIISVVCVVILATTAKLVKPKT; this is encoded by the coding sequence ATGATTGAAAACGTCCTCCCCCCGCTCCTGCTGACCCTCAAGGTGGCCGGGCTGGGCACCGCCCTGGCCCTGGCCACCGGGGTCGGCCTGGCGCGGCTCATGAGCCTGCGGGCCTTCCCGGGCCGCGACCTGCTGGACGCGGCCTGCACCCTGCCCCTGGTCCTGCCGCCCACGGTGCTCGGCTACTACCTCATCGTGCTCCTGGGGCGGCGCGGGATCATCGGGGCCTGGCTCCTGGAGACCTTCGGCATCACCCTCATGTTCACCTGGCAGGGCGCGGTGGCGGCCTCGGCCGTGGTGGCCTTTCCCCTGGTCTACAAGTCCGCCCGCGCGGCCCTGGAGTCCGTGCCCGCCAACTGCGAGAACGCGGCCCGCACCCTGGGGGCCTCGGAGCTGGAGGTCTTCCTGCGCGTGTCCCTGCCCCTGGCCCTGCGCGGGGTCATGGCCGGGGCCATGCTGGCCTTCGCCCGGGCCATGGGCGAGTTCGGGGCCACGCTCATGATCGCGGGCAACCTGCCGGGCAAGACCCAGACCCTCTCCCTGGCGGTCTACAGCGCGGTGCAGGCCGGGCAGGACGACCGCGCCAACTTCATGGTCGTCATCATCTCCGTGGTCTGCGTGGTCATCCTGGCCACCACCGCGAAACTGGTCAAACCCAAAACCTGA
- the serS gene encoding serine--tRNA ligase has protein sequence MLDLKFVRSNLDVVREALGKRNSKLDAGGFAVLDERRRELLREVEALKAERNAASGEIARRKKAGEDASEILARMAQVSERAKALDGELSGVEEREKDWLLSVPNIPHESVPAGTDENDNPVVRLWGEPTRFDFAPRDHHDLGTGLGMVDFERAAKLSGARFAVISGQIARLERALAAFMLDVQTREHGYLEVIPPTIVNADSLLGTGQLPKFEEDLFKLTDSRNFYLIPTAEVPLTNLYRGEVLDEDDLPKAFCAHTSCFRSEAGSYGKDTRGLIRQHEFRKVEMVRYSHPEKSYEALELMTGHAEAILQKLGLPYRVVLLCTGDMGFSSAKTYDLEVWLPAQDKYREISSCSNCTDFQARRADIRFKPKGGKKTEFVHTLNGSGLAVGRTLVAVMENYQNADGSIRVPDALKPYMDGIEIIGASPRS, from the coding sequence ATGCTTGATCTGAAGTTCGTACGCTCCAACCTGGATGTGGTGCGCGAGGCCCTTGGGAAGAGGAATTCCAAGCTCGACGCGGGCGGGTTCGCCGTGTTGGACGAACGCCGCCGGGAGCTGCTGCGCGAGGTGGAGGCGCTCAAGGCCGAGCGCAACGCGGCCTCGGGCGAGATCGCCAGGCGCAAGAAGGCCGGGGAGGACGCCTCGGAGATCCTGGCCCGCATGGCCCAGGTCTCGGAGCGGGCCAAGGCCCTGGACGGCGAACTGTCCGGCGTGGAGGAGCGCGAGAAGGACTGGCTCCTCTCCGTGCCGAACATCCCGCACGAGTCCGTGCCCGCGGGCACGGACGAGAACGACAATCCCGTGGTGCGCCTCTGGGGCGAGCCCACGCGCTTCGACTTCGCTCCCCGCGACCACCACGACCTGGGCACGGGCCTCGGCATGGTGGACTTCGAACGCGCGGCCAAGCTCTCAGGCGCGCGCTTCGCCGTGATCTCCGGCCAGATCGCCCGGCTGGAGCGGGCCCTGGCGGCCTTCATGCTCGACGTGCAGACCCGCGAGCACGGCTACCTGGAGGTCATCCCGCCGACCATCGTGAACGCCGACTCCCTGCTCGGCACGGGCCAGCTGCCCAAGTTCGAGGAAGACCTCTTCAAGCTCACGGACAGCAGGAACTTCTATCTCATCCCCACGGCCGAGGTGCCGCTGACGAACCTCTACCGGGGCGAGGTGCTGGACGAGGACGACCTGCCCAAGGCCTTCTGCGCCCACACCTCCTGCTTCCGCTCCGAGGCGGGCAGCTACGGCAAGGACACCCGGGGCCTCATCCGCCAGCACGAATTCCGCAAGGTGGAGATGGTGCGCTATTCCCACCCGGAGAAGTCCTACGAGGCCCTGGAGCTGATGACCGGCCACGCCGAGGCCATCCTCCAGAAGCTCGGCCTGCCCTACCGGGTGGTCCTGCTCTGCACCGGCGACATGGGCTTCTCCTCGGCCAAGACCTACGACCTGGAGGTCTGGCTTCCGGCACAGGACAAGTACCGCGAGATCTCGTCCTGCTCCAACTGCACGGACTTCCAGGCCCGCCGCGCGGACATCCGCTTCAAGCCCAAGGGCGGCAAGAAGACCGAGTTCGTGCATACGCTCAACGGCTCGGGCCTGGCCGTGGGCCGGACCCTGGTGGCGGTCATGGAGAACTACCAGAACGCCGACGGCTCCATCCGCGTGCCCGATGCCCTCAAGCCCTATATGGACGGCATCGAGATCATTGGGGCTTCGCCCCGTTCGTAG
- a CDS encoding ATP-binding cassette domain-containing protein: MNLTFQASLNGGAGRFRLDIRLELPCRRLVLFGPSGSGKSLTLRAVAGLLRPEAGRIEVGGRVLFDSGQGLDVAARRRKVGFLFQDYALFPHLSLEQNLRFGLARFWRRPSPEAERRVAALLESFGLSEVAGHLPAELSGGQKQRAALARALAPAPDLLLLDEPYSALDQPLRAKLRAELKKTLERFDTPLILVTHDPEEAASFGEAVAVFGRGSVRRVLTADELAAAPDPTALLLEDFYDL; this comes from the coding sequence ATGAACCTGACCTTCCAGGCGAGCCTCAACGGCGGGGCGGGGCGGTTCCGGCTGGACATCCGGCTGGAGCTGCCCTGCCGCCGCCTCGTCCTCTTCGGCCCCTCGGGCTCGGGCAAGTCCCTCACCCTGCGGGCCGTGGCCGGGCTGCTCCGGCCCGAGGCCGGGCGCATCGAGGTGGGCGGCCGGGTGCTCTTCGACTCCGGCCAGGGCCTGGACGTGGCCGCGCGCAGGCGCAAGGTCGGCTTCCTGTTCCAGGACTACGCCCTGTTCCCCCACCTGAGTCTGGAGCAGAACCTGCGCTTCGGCCTGGCCCGCTTCTGGCGGCGGCCGTCACCGGAGGCCGAGCGCCGCGTGGCCGCGCTCCTGGAGAGCTTCGGCCTGTCCGAGGTGGCCGGGCACCTGCCCGCCGAGCTCTCCGGCGGCCAGAAGCAGCGCGCGGCCCTGGCCCGGGCCCTGGCCCCGGCCCCGGACCTGCTGCTCCTGGACGAGCCTTACTCCGCCCTGGACCAGCCCCTGCGCGCCAAGCTCCGCGCCGAGCTGAAAAAGACCCTGGAGCGCTTCGACACCCCGCTCATCCTCGTGACCCACGACCCGGAGGAGGCCGCCTCCTTCGGCGAGGCCGTGGCCGTCTTCGGCCGGGGCTCCGTGCGCCGCGTGCTCACCGCCGACGAGCTGGCCGCCGCCCCGGACCCCACCGCCCTGCTTCTCGAAGACTTCTACGACCTCTAG
- a CDS encoding DUF485 domain-containing protein, which yields MNTQARQPDEAQFRELVRKKWTVSLVLTAVMLAIYFGFILVLAFAKDVLAAKIGEGLSVGIPVGALVILSACALTGVYVAWANGPYDRAVKNILDSMKGE from the coding sequence ATGAACACGCAAGCCCGCCAACCGGACGAGGCTCAGTTCCGCGAACTGGTCAGGAAGAAGTGGACCGTTTCCCTGGTCCTCACCGCGGTCATGCTGGCCATCTACTTCGGGTTCATCCTGGTTCTGGCCTTCGCCAAGGACGTCCTGGCGGCCAAGATCGGCGAGGGACTTTCCGTCGGCATCCCCGTGGGCGCGCTGGTCATTCTCTCGGCCTGCGCCCTGACCGGCGTGTACGTGGCCTGGGCCAACGGTCCCTATGACCGGGCCGTGAAAAACATCCTCGATTCCATGAAGGGGGAGTGA
- the modA gene encoding molybdate ABC transporter substrate-binding protein, with product MRKMILALALTLILTPAAWAGELIVSAAASLTDTFNDLKPVYEKAHPGDTLTFNFAASGALLAQMAQGAPVDVFASADQKTMDDAAAKSLVDPATRMTFAKNDLVIATPAGAPAVKSMEALKAAPVKHVGLGNPDSVPAGRYAKAALEKAGLWDALSAKYVMAESVRQVLDYLARGEVDAGFVYATDAKKGGDKVAVTAIIPLDKPVTYPVAVTAATKNKKAAQAFVDFLKSPEAQKILAARGFAKP from the coding sequence ATGCGGAAAATGATCCTGGCCCTGGCCCTGACCCTGATCCTGACCCCGGCGGCCTGGGCGGGCGAGCTCATCGTCTCCGCCGCCGCCAGCCTCACCGACACCTTCAACGACCTCAAGCCGGTCTACGAGAAGGCCCATCCCGGCGACACCCTGACCTTCAACTTCGCGGCCTCCGGCGCGCTGCTGGCCCAGATGGCCCAGGGCGCGCCCGTGGACGTCTTCGCCTCCGCCGACCAGAAGACCATGGACGACGCCGCGGCCAAGAGCCTCGTGGATCCGGCCACGCGCATGACCTTCGCCAAGAACGACCTGGTCATCGCCACCCCGGCCGGGGCCCCGGCCGTGAAGTCCATGGAGGCCCTCAAGGCGGCCCCGGTCAAGCACGTGGGCCTCGGCAACCCCGACTCCGTGCCCGCCGGGCGCTACGCCAAGGCCGCCCTGGAAAAGGCCGGACTCTGGGACGCCCTGTCCGCCAAGTACGTCATGGCCGAGTCCGTGCGCCAGGTTCTGGACTACCTCGCCCGGGGCGAGGTGGACGCGGGCTTCGTCTACGCCACCGACGCCAAGAAGGGCGGCGACAAGGTCGCCGTGACCGCGATCATCCCCCTGGACAAGCCCGTGACCTATCCCGTGGCCGTGACCGCCGCGACCAAGAACAAGAAGGCGGCCCAGGCCTTCGTGGACTTCCTCAAGTCCCCCGAGGCCCAGAAGATCCTGGCCGCGCGCGGATTCGCCAAGCCCTAG
- a CDS encoding sodium/solute symporter (Members of the Solute:Sodium Symporter (SSS), TC 2.A.21 as described in tcdb.org, catalyze solute:Na+ symport. Known solutes for members of the family include sugars, amino acids, nucleosides, inositols, vitamins, urea or anions, depending on the system.): MNDFTSSIGQPNAVSIVFFFLFVAATLVITWFAAKKSRSASQFYAAGRSVTGLQNGLALAGDYMSAASFLGIAGLVALKGYDGLIYSIGFLVGWPIIMFLIAEPLRNLGKYTFADVVAYRLRQKPVRIAASVGSLMTVAFYLIAQMVGSGSLVTLMFGLPYEAAVIFVGAVMIAYVLFGGMLATTWVQIIKAVLLMGGATVIVFLVLSTYGFDPTVLFGAAAAKYGDKVLAPGGLVSNPWDALSLGIALMFGTAGLPHILMRFYTVPDAKAARKSVFYATGFISYFYILTFIIGFGAMALVGHDVITRFDKGGNMAALLLAEVTGGTVFLGFIAAVAFATILAVVAGLTLAGATTFSHDLYVNVFKRGQATEQEEVKMAKRGTLFLGVLAVGLGIAFKGQNVAFMVGLAFAIAASANFPALLMSILWKRFSTTGAWASIATGSVLAVGLIILSPTVWVDVFGNKAALFPWKNPALISLPAAFLSGWAISLLCPDREAEEKYAEQKIRNYLAVGAE, encoded by the coding sequence ATGAACGACTTCACCTCCAGCATCGGCCAGCCCAACGCCGTGTCCATCGTCTTCTTCTTCCTCTTCGTGGCCGCCACCCTGGTCATCACCTGGTTCGCGGCCAAGAAGAGCCGTTCGGCCTCGCAGTTCTACGCCGCCGGCCGCAGCGTCACCGGCCTGCAGAACGGCCTGGCCCTGGCCGGGGACTACATGAGCGCGGCCTCCTTCCTGGGCATCGCCGGGCTTGTGGCCCTCAAGGGCTATGACGGCCTGATCTACTCCATCGGCTTCCTCGTCGGCTGGCCGATCATCATGTTCCTCATCGCCGAGCCCCTGCGCAACCTCGGCAAGTACACCTTCGCCGACGTGGTGGCCTACCGCCTGCGCCAGAAACCCGTGCGCATCGCGGCCTCGGTGGGCTCGCTCATGACCGTGGCCTTCTACCTCATCGCCCAGATGGTGGGCTCCGGCTCCCTGGTCACGCTCATGTTCGGCCTGCCCTACGAGGCCGCCGTCATCTTCGTGGGCGCGGTGATGATCGCCTACGTGCTCTTCGGCGGCATGCTGGCCACCACCTGGGTGCAGATCATCAAGGCCGTGTTGCTCATGGGCGGCGCCACTGTTATCGTCTTCCTCGTGCTCTCGACCTACGGCTTCGACCCCACGGTCCTGTTCGGCGCCGCCGCCGCCAAATACGGCGACAAGGTGCTGGCTCCCGGCGGCCTCGTGTCCAACCCCTGGGACGCCCTCTCCCTGGGCATCGCCCTCATGTTCGGCACCGCCGGGCTGCCGCACATCCTCATGCGCTTCTACACCGTGCCGGACGCCAAGGCCGCCCGCAAGTCGGTGTTCTACGCCACGGGCTTCATCTCCTACTTCTACATCCTGACCTTCATCATCGGCTTCGGGGCCATGGCCCTGGTGGGCCACGACGTCATCACCCGCTTCGACAAGGGCGGCAACATGGCGGCCCTGCTCCTGGCCGAGGTCACCGGCGGCACCGTGTTCCTGGGCTTCATCGCGGCCGTGGCCTTCGCCACCATCCTGGCCGTGGTGGCCGGTCTGACCCTGGCCGGGGCCACGACCTTCTCCCACGACCTCTACGTCAACGTCTTCAAGCGCGGCCAGGCCACCGAGCAGGAAGAGGTCAAGATGGCCAAGCGCGGCACGCTCTTCCTCGGCGTGCTGGCCGTGGGCCTGGGCATCGCCTTCAAGGGCCAGAACGTGGCCTTCATGGTCGGCCTGGCCTTCGCCATCGCGGCCAGCGCCAACTTCCCGGCCCTGCTCATGAGCATCCTCTGGAAGCGCTTCAGCACCACCGGGGCCTGGGCCAGCATCGCCACCGGCTCGGTCCTGGCCGTGGGCCTGATCATCCTTTCGCCCACGGTCTGGGTGGACGTGTTCGGCAACAAGGCCGCCCTGTTCCCCTGGAAGAACCCGGCCCTCATCTCGCTTCCGGCCGCCTTCCTCTCGGGCTGGGCGATCTCCCTGCTCTGCCCGGACCGCGAGGCCGAGGAGAAGTACGCCGAGCAGAAGATCCGCAACTACCTCGCGGTGGGGGCTGAATGA
- a CDS encoding ABC transporter substrate-binding protein has protein sequence MRSLCARALLTITALLLLGPLLSCSSNDERRDEFRIGFVAAISSQDIRHNPDAPGLAADQANAEGGLEVGGRKLMVRLLPRDNHDHLEDTLVAVRELISHDQVTAIVGPYVSRQAIPAAVLAQNAGVLLISPTSTNPETTRGKSLAFRTCFVDTGQGRALARFAREDLGATRAAVLFDAADDYCRGVAEYFRDAFAGLGGQVPAFEPYLTGEKDFGARLARIRAAKCQVLLLPNFQPALQEQIRLAVEMGVSRTLLGTDAWHQPDVTGLAGAQDAYFCTGFAPDRNTPETRDFVRRYRERFGKDPILSDAMGYDAMRLLFQAARNAGGTQPRMLAAALSSIENFQGVTGTISFHGSGDPERSVIIMRVDEGRAVFHKEIPPHE, from the coding sequence ATGAGATCCCTTTGCGCCCGCGCGCTCCTGACGATCACGGCCCTGCTCCTGCTCGGGCCGCTCCTGTCCTGTTCCTCGAACGACGAGCGCCGGGACGAGTTCCGCATCGGCTTCGTGGCTGCCATCTCCAGCCAAGACATACGCCACAATCCCGACGCCCCGGGCCTGGCCGCGGACCAGGCCAACGCCGAGGGCGGCCTGGAGGTCGGCGGCCGCAAGCTCATGGTGCGGCTCCTGCCCCGGGACAACCACGACCATCTGGAAGACACCCTGGTGGCCGTGCGCGAGCTCATCAGCCACGACCAGGTCACGGCCATCGTGGGCCCCTACGTCAGCCGCCAGGCCATTCCCGCGGCCGTGCTGGCCCAAAACGCGGGCGTGCTGCTCATCTCGCCCACCTCCACCAACCCCGAAACCACCCGGGGCAAGTCCCTGGCCTTTCGCACCTGTTTCGTGGACACGGGCCAGGGCCGGGCCCTGGCCCGCTTCGCCCGCGAGGACCTGGGCGCGACCCGGGCGGCCGTGCTCTTCGACGCGGCCGACGACTACTGCCGGGGCGTGGCCGAGTATTTCCGCGACGCCTTCGCGGGCCTGGGCGGCCAAGTCCCGGCCTTCGAGCCCTACCTCACCGGCGAAAAGGACTTCGGCGCGCGGCTGGCCCGGATCAGGGCCGCCAAGTGCCAGGTCCTGCTCCTGCCGAACTTCCAGCCCGCCCTTCAGGAGCAGATCCGCCTGGCCGTGGAGATGGGCGTCAGCCGCACCCTGCTCGGCACGGACGCCTGGCACCAGCCCGACGTGACCGGCCTGGCCGGGGCCCAGGACGCCTATTTCTGCACCGGCTTCGCCCCGGACCGGAACACCCCGGAAACGCGGGACTTCGTGCGCCGCTACCGGGAGCGCTTCGGCAAGGACCCGATCCTGAGCGACGCCATGGGCTACGACGCCATGCGCCTGCTCTTCCAGGCCGCGCGCAACGCGGGCGGAACCCAGCCGAGGATGCTGGCCGCCGCGCTCTCGTCCATCGAGAACTTCCAGGGCGTCACCGGAACCATCAGCTTCCACGGCTCGGGCGACCCGGAGCGCAGCGTGATCATCATGCGCGTGGACGAAGGCCGTGCCGTGTTCCACAAGGAGATCCCGCCCCATGAGTGA